A window of the Malaclemys terrapin pileata isolate rMalTer1 chromosome 6, rMalTer1.hap1, whole genome shotgun sequence genome harbors these coding sequences:
- the CTXN3 gene encoding cortexin-3: MEGEPFTSTLLPPGNVPQDASLTLEQKTTFVFVILLFIFLGILIVRCFRILLDPYRSMPTSTWADGLDGLEKGQFDYALA, from the coding sequence ATGGAAggagagcctttcacctctactTTGTTGCCACCTGGGAATGTTCCACAAGACGCTAGCTTGACCCTGGAGCAGAAAACCACATTTGTCTTTGTgatcttattatttattttcttaggCATCCTCATTGTCCGATGCTTCCGAATTCTCTTAGACCCCTACAGAAGTATGCCCACCTCCACCTGGGCTGACGGACTTGATGGGCTAGAGAAAGGCCAGTTTGATTATGCCCTGGCTTAG